The sequence AAAACAGTTCGTTGATAACTTGGATCAAAATGCTCAAAGAATTTTTTATCCATGCTTAAGTGATCACCAGTAATTAGAACGGTAGTATCCTTATAAAAAGACTGTGCTTGAATCCAACGCACAAACTTAACCGTCTCTGCCTGAGAAAATTGAATTACGTTAGCATACTGAGAATCGTGTGGTGTGGGTGCGCCTTCTTGTAAGTAGCCATCGGGGAAATGTGTATCGGCAGTTTCCATTGTAAAATTAAAAGGTTTCCCGGTTGCGGAAAGACGTGTGATTTCATCTTTCGCAAAACGATACAGTTTATCATCTTCATAACCCCACCAAACTTGATAATCTTGAGGAATGAGGCCTTCATTACGGACATGGTTTAAATCGAATATATTAAATTCACCGTGCGAGGTGAAGTAGGTTGTAAGTCCACCGAAATCAGCATCAGCCCCAAACATAATGGTTTGTTCGTATCCTTGATCATGAAGAATATCTCCAATACCGCGTGCACCCGGTAAGAAATATCCAGACTTACCGTAATCTTGACCCTCTGCTGGAACTTTTAAAGGAATCCCCATGCCCATATTTACCATAGCTGCTACAGACCATCCAGAACCATAAGTCTGGAAAGGTCCTCCAAATGTGTCATTATGCGAAAAACTAATACCTTCTTTCGCAAGTTCAGTCATCTCTGGCATCAAATTCACATCCATGTGTCCACCTAATTCTTTAGGTAGGTAAGAGTTCTCCACAGACTCTACATAAATATGAATTAGATTGCGTTTTTTTTCTGGAAAACGAAGTAAATCATCACTTGGTTTGACATAATTGGCTTCAATATACGGAGATTTACTTGCGACAGAAGTTGCGACTTCATCTAAACGTAAGCGTTTCACCCCATACACCGTACCCACTAAAGCGAGTACAATTCCAATGATTAAGGTTGATGTTCGTAATTGCTTAGCAGTAATTACTTCACGACGGTGCTTTCTAAAAATATGTAAGTCTTTTTTGTTTAAGAGGACAAGCGCAAATACAATACCAACAAGTGCAGTCTTTACAACGGGTTTTAATAATTCTGCCATAACACTGTCACCGGTTCCCTTAACGGGTGAAATTAGGTTAAAGATAAACTGCTCTGGCGTTAATGCACCAAAGAAAGCTGTAAACCAACGTGAGAAGAAGAAAAATGCAGCCCCAATCACAATAAGAATAACAAGAATACTATTCGCAATACGATGACCGCGTGTACGAACATAATCTCCAGGAATGAAAATTATCGTATTATTGATAATCGCTTGAAGAAACATGAGGAGTAATCCGACAGGCAATGAGACAAGCACAAACTTAAGTGCAAAATTTAAAGAATAAGCACTGCTCACTAAAACTTGGGGTTTCTCCAAACCGAAACGGATGAATAATACCGTTACAACATTAACAAGAATGCCATAACCTAAAAGATTAACCCAAAGGGATTGCTTTTGGTGTTCTTGGTTCATTAAGTGTGTACTTAAAAAACCAAAAAACAATGCAATAAAACTATATGTCATTATTTGTATAATCATAGTAATACCTCGAATCTATATAAACAAAGGATACAATAGGAATCCCAAGCATACAAGATGAAAATGCTCAGAAAAGAGAAAAAGAGCCAGTTGGCTCTTCTATCCTTGTTTATCTTTAAGAATTGTCGCTTGTGAAGCAGCGTGAATCGCTTTCGCAAAGCCATTTGCATCAAGGGCACGAACGCCTTCGATTGTTGTTCCACCAGGGGAACAAACACGATCGACAAGTACATCAGCCGGTTCGCCACTTTGACTTAAATATTCTGCACTTCCTGTAACTGCTGCGCAGGTAATTTTAAGTGCAGTATCATAATCAAAACCTTCATCAAGTACTGACTTCGCAAGTTCATCGATAAACTTAAATACAAATGCAGGGGAACTCCCAGCAATCCCAATAAAACCACTAAATTGTGATTCGGGAATTGAAACAAATCCACCGAGTGCATCAAATATCCCTTGAACTTCGATGAGTGCGTCGGTAGTGACACGGTTGTTGTGACAAATCGCGGAAATTCCACGTTGAATCGCAACATTTAAGTTAGGCATAACTCGGATAATGGGCATGGAACCTGATAAAACTTCGATATCCTCAAGGGTTTTTTTAGCCGCAATTGAAACTAAGGTTTGATGATCTAAAACAGGCTTAATTTCTGCGAAGATGGTTTCAAACATTTCAGGTTTAACAGATAAAAACAATAAATCAACTGTTTGCGCACATTCTTGATTTGATTTACAGGGATGGACACCGAGAATCTGAGCTTTATCACACGTTGATTCGTAGGTTCTCCCACTAATATAAATCGAATCCTTATTATCAATGCCTTTGATGATTGCATTGGCCATATTACCAACGCCGATAAATCCAATTTTCATAATTCACCTCACGAGACTAAAACAAGTCTTCTTTATACATTACACGATGTACTTGCTGTACCCATTTCTTAAATTCCACAAAATACGCATCGTTCTTTACAAACTGAGGTCGGTGCAGTTCACCATAAACACCTTGTTCGTATCGATTTCGTACGTTGTGATTTGCTTGAGTGGGTGCAATATCTTCAATACAATTTACGGTATAACTTAAATCAGTATTTGCACTACAAATATAAATGCTTGCCGGATCAACAATATTCATGGTTGACAACTTATCCATCGTTAAAAATGTTTGACCTTCAATTTGTGGCATATAATACTCAATAATATGTTGTACAAGGAAGGTATGAAGTGATAAGTCAAAATCATCGCCAATTAAAGTACTCCCCATTAAAGCATCAAATAACGCGAAAATCTTATTCACAAAATCATAGGTTCCTGAAGGAAATTCACCAAAGGGAATAGTGTAATTTCCTTCAATTCCCTTTTTCACGACTTTTAATTCGTATTCCCAAAGATCTTTTCCCTTATGCGTGAATGCGTAATACGCTTCGATTACATTTGGAAATAGTGTGACTAACAGAGCACTTAATAAGGGCTGTGCTTTTTCAAACGCTAACTTTCCGATTGGGTCATGTGTTCCCGAGAATGGGGTTATGTTGTTGTCGGTAAAGAAATTAAAATAAGCTTGATGATCGTAATAGGGTTCTACACCAATGTGCATACGACGAATAAACATACACACATCTAAGAGGGTATATTTAATCGCAATTTTGTAAACAGATTGTCGCTCTATAATGAAGTTCAAAATAGACAACATCGTGTGTTCGCCATAATACGTATCATATAAGTTTTGAATTACGGGAATGTCCTTAGTAAGAATCATGCCTCTCCCAAACGAAAAGTCTGTAGGTGAAGCAGTAAAAATAATAATGGCGCGATTGTTGATGCGTTTAAAGAGACTTTCACTGACAATTTCTTGATATTGATTAAATACAATTTCATAAACAAATACTTGCCCATCAAGAATCATTTCATAAGCGAGAACCATATTATCTTGTGCGAAGATACGGTAATGACGTTTTGCCTCATCACGGAGATTGAACAATTCAATTGAGGGGTGATCATATTTAGGATTATCACGTGTTTCAAGTAAATAATTGAGGTAAAGACCGTTATTCATTTTTCTCAAAAACGCAAAGGATGATAAGAGTGATGATTTACCAGAGGCATTATCACCATAAATATAGATACGCGGTTTTACGGTTCCGCGCTTATTTTTAAACTCGACTCTCAAATCTTTATAACATCTAAAATTCTTTAGTGTTAGACTACCAAACATTAAAAGACCTCACTATTTTAAGTATTTATCCATCCAGTTGGTAATTTCTTCAAGTCGTTTAACACGAGCTTTAGGTTTACCAGTACGTGAAAGACCATGGTTTTCTCCACGTAACCAAACAAAACGTGTATCAACGCCGTTTTCTTTGATATATGTGAAGAATTGCATACCTTGTTCGATCGGACAGCGATAATCTTCATCCGAGTGGATAAAGAGTAACGGTGTTTTCACGTTGCGAGCATATTTAAGTGGCGATTGATGCCACATTTTTTCAGTGTCTTCAATTGGATCTGCAGCCGTTTGATCGTCTGCAAAGTAAAAGCCAATATCCGATGTACCATAGAACGAAATCCAGTTAGAAATAGAACGTTGGGTCGCAGCACATTTAAAACGATCTGTGTGACCAACAATCCAGTTTGTCATAAATCCACCATACGATCCCCCCGTTACACCAACACGCTTAGGATCGATTGCATAGCGATCTAAGACAATATCGGTAAACTTCATTAAGTCATCATAATCAACATCACCATAACGACCAAAGATATCCATAAATTCATTTCCATAAACATCTCCACCACGAGGGTTAGTAAAGAAGACAATATAGCCTTTGTTTGCCCATACTTGCATTTCATGATAGAAAACATCGGAATAGATTGTTTTTGGTCCCCCATGAATATCTAAGATAGCAGGATAAGATTGAGTAGGGTCGTAATCTTGCGGTAAAAGAACCCAACCATCAAGCAATTGCCCGTCATTGGTATACTCAAAGTGTTCAGGTTTTGCAATGTATGTGTCTTTAAGACTTGATTGATTAAATTCAGAAATCTTCGAGACTGTGTTATTTGTGAGGTCAAGACGATAAAGTTCTTGGAGGTTATTGTTATAGAGTCCAATACCGTAAAAATCATCGTTAAATTTAACCCAAGCATCAAGACTTCCTAATGCATCAAATGCACGTTCGATGGAAGTTCCATCAAAACTATAGAGTACAGTTCGATCACGGTATGTTCCTACAAAATAATAGATATCATCGACGACACGGTTGGTTACTGATCCGGCAAAACGAACATCACTACCAATTGAACCCCAAGCACTTAATCCAAAATCTTGGATTTTAATGAGGGCATTGTGAGTGATTTGATATAAATCACTGTTTTGATTAATACCATGTTTTTGGAGGTTACTTCCCAATGCGTAAACGGTATCGTTAATCATGAATACAGAACTAAAAGAAAAATCATGTTTTGTGTAGAGCGCTGTTTCTTCGTTTTTCTTAAAATCATACAAATAAAGATCTTGGAAGAAATCAGGTTTACCCATTGCAACTTCACGTGCATAAATCATACACTGTTTTTCTTTATCAAAATGATAGAGCGAAATGTCTTCATTTTTATCTGAGAGTGCGGTGTAACGATCTTCATCAATCGTATAGATAAACAATTGACTGCGTTTCGCTTGATTAAAACCGCCACCATTTGAGTAGAACGGAATTTCTTCAAAGACTTCGTAGTATGTGTTAGTTTCCGTTTCCGCGTTATATTTCGATCGTGCTTCATCGTCACCTTCAAGGAAAACGTGATCTGTGACACTTAAACTTCCGGAAAGTAATAAATGATTATCATCAATAACTTTTAAAAATCCTACTGGAAACTTGAAAGTATATGCGTGATTTAATTCGCCGGAATGAATGTCATAACGGTAAAACACTGAATGCTTCGCTTTGAGAGCATTCTTTTCGGATTCGATACGTGAAGTGGGGATTAGAAGGGTATCATCAGTCTCCCAAAAATAACGCGAATCATTTCCTAAATCAAAAATACGTTTATGCGTTGATCCATCCGTTAAATATAAATCATGAACATAATCATTTTCATCATAACGTGCATTTGATTTGATAAATGCCATGTGTTTCTTAGCAGGACTTGTCGTAAGTGAAGCCAAATAGGTATATTTCAGAAAATCTTTTAATTCTAATTGTTTCATATGTGTCACTCCTTTTTAGAATTATATCACAATCACGCCAAACAGAACCGTTTAAGCATAAAAAAAGGAGTTGGTGTTACCAACTCCTTAGACATTCAAAATTAAGCATGGATTACTTAGATCGTTGTTCCTTTAAAGGAATAAATAGTCGAAGGACTGGAACCATCACAGCTGCGACAATACCGACCGCAAACCCGGTATTATATAGGTTCATCCCTGCATGCAAGGAACCAGAATTAAGAACAACCGAAGAGTTTATAAATCCAGCAACAACACCCCAAATAAATCCGAAGTCTCCAGCAATTGGTGCTAGGGCGGTACAAAAAAGAGCACCAAGTAGTACTGCAGGTTGATCTAAAGACCAACTCTTGGTAAGGCCACCGAGGTAGATCCCGATAAAAATAGGCGTAATATTTTTCCAATGCTTCCCAGCTCCTGAGAAACCAATTATTGTGAGAATACCGCCAATATTGGGTCCATTAAGTGCACCTTTCGCAACGACAAGCACAAAGAATAACGCTAAAAATCCGTTCACGGACATATTAATTAAAACAGCACCAAGACCATATTTTTTATAAAAATCGTTATCACCATGTCCTGTTTCATGAAGCAATTGGCGATATTTTTTAAAAGCATCATGATCACTGAGCCAACCGATATAAAACAGCAAGAGAAACAAAATTGATAAGACAATTGCGGAGGGAACCGTATATTGAGTCGTTACGATCATGCGTTTATAGGGAACATAACCGTATGATTTCATTACGGATACATAGAGCGTACTCATAATACCAATCGCGAAACCAATATTCGCGAGGCTATAACCGTCATGAACTTTATATAAAGAACGTGCGACGGGTTTAATCGTAAATCCAATCGAGAGACCTACCGTAATACTCAAAAATAATCGTAAGTATAGAGGTAGGTTCACGACAAACATTAACTCACTTACAATTGGGGAAAAACTTGTAGCAAGCAACGATATATGTACGATATCCTTGTATGGCTCTTTGGTAACGAGTGCATAAAGATATGTACCAATGAGAATCGGAATAATATTGACAATGTTTTTACCAAACAATCCGAAACTTAACATAAGCATAATTGAGGCAATAACCGAACCTGAAAATTCGGTCTCAGAATACATAATGATTAAAACGGAAACAAGCGTGATCAGACCAGCATTAAAGAGTGCTGCGCCAACGCCGCCGATTGCGAAATAATCGGTAATCAAAATATCTGACTGAACAATGATCTGAATCATTCCAGAAAAAATAGCTTCAGGTGAATCAAGAACAAAAGCAGAGCCAATAAGTAAAACACTTAAATATAAGAAAAGCCGGTTTGTTTGATTACGCATAAATCACTTCCTTTTTCATAAATATAACTTAATTTTTCTTAAATAAAAAGCATTATATGAATAAAAGAACACCCAGAAAACAATAAAAAGAACGCATAAGCGTTCTAAAAATTGTTCTTTGAGTTTTCATCGTCGATTAAATTTCGGATATCAAGCATTTTTTGATCCGTTTTCGCAATCGTCTCTGCACAGTCAAAAAGTTCTTCGGATACTAACTCTATATGACGATGATCTTTTTTATAACGGATTTCATGTTCCAACGAAGCCCAAAAATCCATGGCAATTGTACGAATTTGAATTTCTACTTTAGCGTAATGTTTTCCATCTGAAAGAAAGACGGGAACCTCCACAATTAAATGAAGACTGCGGTAACCGTTCTCTTTAGGAAATTGAATATAATCTTTAATCTCAAGGACTTGGATATCGTCTTGATTTGAAATCATATCTGCGACAATATAGATATCATCGATGTATGAACAGATTACCCGAACGCCTGCAACATCATTTAAGTGCTGAGGGATTGAATCCACATTCAAAGGGACTTCAAGTCTAAGCAGCTTTTCCACAATACTTTGTGGTTTTTTAACGCGTGATTTTATGGTTGTAATTGGATTTCGTGTCGTAAGTGTTCCAAGTTCTCTGTCCAAAATTTCAAGTTTGGTGGTGATTTCGCGTACTGCGCAATCATATAAAAGCATTAAAGCAATGAAATTTTTGGTTTGATTTACAAAGTCTGTGGGCACTTTAAATTTTTGATTATTAATAATAACTTCATTTCGTGACATAAACTCACCTCTAATATTATTTTATCATAAAATATTAAAAGTCTATGATATCTAGAAGAAAGTAAAAAAGAGGGTTACCCCTCTATTATTGTTACGTCGTATTTTGGTTCATCACGTTCTTTATCAAACGTAATGCTGAGGTCTTTATCGCCAAAAAACCAGTCATCTGATTTTTCAACATAAAAGTTGATGCCTTCTACTTTGATCATTTCCAGCGGTCTACTGGGTTCCATAATTGCCAATGCAAAAGAGAAACCACCGTGAGGACCATAAACCTTTCCAAAAAATTTAACGCTGTCGTTTGCTTTAAGATTCAGTTCGCGAATATACCACTCTGCTGCTTCTTTTGATACTTCTAATTTCATTGTGTCACCTCTTTTAAATTATGTTATCACACTCTGGCTGAATTATTATGTAATATGCTTACTCTCGATAGGTAGCCATCAAGTCTTTAAACATATCGGCTGTGCTTGGGGGTGTAAAGGATACAGCGTTTGCGCCAGCTTGTATGGTTTTCCGACATGATTCTTCCGTAGGGCCACCAGTCGCGATAATTGGCACTTGCGGATGATTCTTTCGAATTGCCGCAACAACTTCAGGTGTGCGCGCTGCCGCGGATACATTTAGGATTGTTGCACCGGCATCAAGACGTGCCTGAATATCTTCATTTTCGTTTAGAACGGTGATGATAATCGGAATCTCAATCGCTTGTTTCACAAGACGTATTAATTTATTTGTAGTTGGAGCATTTAGGACAACACCTGTTGCACCTTGTTGTTCAGCGTCAACTGCAAGACCTACAACGCGAAGTCCACGGGTAGTGCCACCACCAATTCCAGAAAAGACGGGAACATCTGCAACGTTTTTAATTGCGTGTGTAATTATTGGTTGGGGTGTAAAAGGATAAATTGCGATAACCGCATCGGCATTACAATTACGAATAATTGCGACATCAGTCGTAAATAAAAATGATTTAATCGTACGACCAAATAATTTAATTCCACTTGCTTCCTGAATCGATTCAGGCACACGAATAATGTGTGATCTTAAGTTGCCATTATATTCTGGAACAAACATAATTACCTCCTAGATGAGACGTTTTTCAAATCCTCCGTCTACTTTTAAATTTTTTGTGACAATGATAAAGGCATTGGGATCATGTTTTCGAATAAGTTGTTTTAATTCAACAACTTCACTTTGCGCAACAATGGTTACAAATACATCCATTTGACTCCCGGTATATGCACCGTAGCCATCCCAATACGTTACGCCACGGTGAATAACTTCAATAATTTCTCGTTTGATATCTTTGTTTTTTGTATAAACCATAACACTAACTTC is a genomic window of Erysipelothrix amsterdamensis containing:
- a CDS encoding LTA synthase family protein, giving the protein MIIQIMTYSFIALFFGFLSTHLMNQEHQKQSLWVNLLGYGILVNVVTVLFIRFGLEKPQVLVSSAYSLNFALKFVLVSLPVGLLLMFLQAIINNTIIFIPGDYVRTRGHRIANSILVILIVIGAAFFFFSRWFTAFFGALTPEQFIFNLISPVKGTGDSVMAELLKPVVKTALVGIVFALVLLNKKDLHIFRKHRREVITAKQLRTSTLIIGIVLALVGTVYGVKRLRLDEVATSVASKSPYIEANYVKPSDDLLRFPEKKRNLIHIYVESVENSYLPKELGGHMDVNLMPEMTELAKEGISFSHNDTFGGPFQTYGSGWSVAAMVNMGMGIPLKVPAEGQDYGKSGYFLPGARGIGDILHDQGYEQTIMFGADADFGGLTTYFTSHGEFNIFDLNHVRNEGLIPQDYQVWWGYEDDKLYRFAKDEITRLSATGKPFNFTMETADTHFPDGYLQEGAPTPHDSQYANVIQFSQAETVKFVRWIQAQSFYKDTTVLITGDHLSMDKKFFEHFDPSYQRTVFNLILNAPQKSAETHNRFFSPVDFFPTTLSAMGVEIDGHRLGLGTDLFSKEPTLVERDGLETFNEELSRRSTFYDRSLMTTLDK
- the proC gene encoding pyrroline-5-carboxylate reductase; protein product: MKIGFIGVGNMANAIIKGIDNKDSIYISGRTYESTCDKAQILGVHPCKSNQECAQTVDLLFLSVKPEMFETIFAEIKPVLDHQTLVSIAAKKTLEDIEVLSGSMPIIRVMPNLNVAIQRGISAICHNNRVTTDALIEVQGIFDALGGFVSIPESQFSGFIGIAGSSPAFVFKFIDELAKSVLDEGFDYDTALKITCAAVTGSAEYLSQSGEPADVLVDRVCSPGGTTIEGVRALDANGFAKAIHAASQATILKDKQG
- a CDS encoding AAA family ATPase, translating into MFGSLTLKNFRCYKDLRVEFKNKRGTVKPRIYIYGDNASGKSSLLSSFAFLRKMNNGLYLNYLLETRDNPKYDHPSIELFNLRDEAKRHYRIFAQDNMVLAYEMILDGQVFVYEIVFNQYQEIVSESLFKRINNRAIIIFTASPTDFSFGRGMILTKDIPVIQNLYDTYYGEHTMLSILNFIIERQSVYKIAIKYTLLDVCMFIRRMHIGVEPYYDHQAYFNFFTDNNITPFSGTHDPIGKLAFEKAQPLLSALLVTLFPNVIEAYYAFTHKGKDLWEYELKVVKKGIEGNYTIPFGEFPSGTYDFVNKIFALFDALMGSTLIGDDFDLSLHTFLVQHIIEYYMPQIEGQTFLTMDKLSTMNIVDPASIYICSANTDLSYTVNCIEDIAPTQANHNVRNRYEQGVYGELHRPQFVKNDAYFVEFKKWVQQVHRVMYKEDLF
- a CDS encoding alpha/beta hydrolase family protein; this translates as MKQLELKDFLKYTYLASLTTSPAKKHMAFIKSNARYDENDYVHDLYLTDGSTHKRIFDLGNDSRYFWETDDTLLIPTSRIESEKNALKAKHSVFYRYDIHSGELNHAYTFKFPVGFLKVIDDNHLLLSGSLSVTDHVFLEGDDEARSKYNAETETNTYYEVFEEIPFYSNGGGFNQAKRSQLFIYTIDEDRYTALSDKNEDISLYHFDKEKQCMIYAREVAMGKPDFFQDLYLYDFKKNEETALYTKHDFSFSSVFMINDTVYALGSNLQKHGINQNSDLYQITHNALIKIQDFGLSAWGSIGSDVRFAGSVTNRVVDDIYYFVGTYRDRTVLYSFDGTSIERAFDALGSLDAWVKFNDDFYGIGLYNNNLQELYRLDLTNNTVSKISEFNQSSLKDTYIAKPEHFEYTNDGQLLDGWVLLPQDYDPTQSYPAILDIHGGPKTIYSDVFYHEMQVWANKGYIVFFTNPRGGDVYGNEFMDIFGRYGDVDYDDLMKFTDIVLDRYAIDPKRVGVTGGSYGGFMTNWIVGHTDRFKCAATQRSISNWISFYGTSDIGFYFADDQTAADPIEDTEKMWHQSPLKYARNVKTPLLFIHSDEDYRCPIEQGMQFFTYIKENGVDTRFVWLRGENHGLSRTGKPKARVKRLEEITNWMDKYLK
- a CDS encoding DUF1576 domain-containing protein, with protein sequence MRNQTNRLFLYLSVLLIGSAFVLDSPEAIFSGMIQIIVQSDILITDYFAIGGVGAALFNAGLITLVSVLIIMYSETEFSGSVIASIMLMLSFGLFGKNIVNIIPILIGTYLYALVTKEPYKDIVHISLLATSFSPIVSELMFVVNLPLYLRLFLSITVGLSIGFTIKPVARSLYKVHDGYSLANIGFAIGIMSTLYVSVMKSYGYVPYKRMIVTTQYTVPSAIVLSILFLLLFYIGWLSDHDAFKKYRQLLHETGHGDNDFYKKYGLGAVLINMSVNGFLALFFVLVVAKGALNGPNIGGILTIIGFSGAGKHWKNITPIFIGIYLGGLTKSWSLDQPAVLLGALFCTALAPIAGDFGFIWGVVAGFINSSVVLNSGSLHAGMNLYNTGFAVGIVAAVMVPVLRLFIPLKEQRSK
- a CDS encoding GTP pyrophosphokinase, whose translation is MSRNEVIINNQKFKVPTDFVNQTKNFIALMLLYDCAVREITTKLEILDRELGTLTTRNPITTIKSRVKKPQSIVEKLLRLEVPLNVDSIPQHLNDVAGVRVICSYIDDIYIVADMISNQDDIQVLEIKDYIQFPKENGYRSLHLIVEVPVFLSDGKHYAKVEIQIRTIAMDFWASLEHEIRYKKDHRHIELVSEELFDCAETIAKTDQKMLDIRNLIDDENSKNNF
- a CDS encoding HesB/YadR/YfhF family protein, encoding MKLEVSKEAAEWYIRELNLKANDSVKFFGKVYGPHGGFSFALAIMEPSRPLEMIKVEGINFYVEKSDDWFFGDKDLSITFDKERDEPKYDVTIIEG
- a CDS encoding hydrolase is translated as MFVPEYNGNLRSHIIRVPESIQEASGIKLFGRTIKSFLFTTDVAIIRNCNADAVIAIYPFTPQPIITHAIKNVADVPVFSGIGGGTTRGLRVVGLAVDAEQQGATGVVLNAPTTNKLIRLVKQAIEIPIIITVLNENEDIQARLDAGATILNVSAAARTPEVVAAIRKNHPQVPIIATGGPTEESCRKTIQAGANAVSFTPPSTADMFKDLMATYRE